One genomic segment of Centroberyx gerrardi isolate f3 chromosome 4, fCenGer3.hap1.cur.20231027, whole genome shotgun sequence includes these proteins:
- the cnot1 gene encoding CCR4-NOT transcription complex subunit 1 isoform X7 encodes MNLDSLSLALSQISYLVDNLTKKNYRASQQEIQHIVNRHGPEADRHLLRCLFSHVDFSGDGKSSGKDFHQTQFLIQECVSLISKPNFISTLCYAIDNPLHYQKSLKPSAHLFTQLSKVLKLSKVQEVIFGLALLNSSNADLRGFAAQFIKQKLPDLLRSYVDADLGGNQEGGFQDIAIEVLHLLLSHLLFGQKGASGVGQEQIDAFLKTLCRDFPQERCPVVLAPLLYPEKRDILMDRILPDSGELAKTMMESSLAEFMQEVGYGFCASLDECRNIIIQYGVREVTASQVARVLGMMARTHSGLADGIPLQSISAPGSGIWSDGKDKSDGSQAHTWNVEVLIDVVKEVNPNLNFKEVTYELDHPGFMIRDSKGLQIVVYGIQRGLGMEVFPVDLIYRPWKHAEGQLSFIQHSLMSPEVFCFADYPCHTVAIDILKAPPEDDNREIATWKSLDLVESLLRLSEVGQYEQVKQLFSFPIKHCPDMLVLALLQISTSWHTLRHELISTLMPIFLGNHPNSAIILHYAWHGQGQSPSIRQLIMHSMAEWYMRGEQYDQAKLSRILDVAQDLKSLSMLLNGTPFAFVIDLAALASRREYLKLDKWLTDKIREHGEPFIQACVTFLKRRCPSIMGGLAPDKDQPKSAQLPPETLATMLACLQSCAGSVTQELSETILTMVANCSNVMNKARQPPPGVMPKGRAPSTSSLDAISPVQMDPLSAMGSLNLGGTATSHTQSMQGFPSSLSSAFSNPQSPAKAFPPLSNPNPSTPFGGIGSLSSQLPGMDSGPLGSGIGSGIGSGLGMPAVSNDPFGTRKMSTPGLNPPTFQQTDLSQVWPEANQHFSKEIDDEANSYFQRIYNHPPHPTMSVDEVLEMLQRFKDSTIKREREVFNCMLRNLFEEYRFFPQYPDKELHITACLFGGIIEKGLVTYMALGLALRYVLEALRKPYGSKMYYFGIAALDRFKNRLKDYPQYCQHLASIGHFLQFPHHLQEYIEYGQQSRDPPVKMQGSITTPGSLALAQVQAQAQSQQPGGPKAPQPGQPSTLVTTTTTTTTVAKTTTITRPTPSSFKKDVPPSINTTNIDTLLVATDQTERIVEPPENVQEKIAFIFNNLSQSNMTQKVEELKETVKEEFMPWVSQYLVMKRVSIEPNFHSLYSNFLDTLKNPEFVKMVLNETYRNIKVLLTSDKAAANFSDRSLLKNLGHWLGMITLAKNKPILYTDLEVKSLLLEAYVKGQQELLYVVPFVAKVLESSLRSMIFRPQNPWTMAIMNVLAELHQEHDLKLNLKFEIEVLCKNLSLDINDLKPGNLLKDKDKLKSLEEQLSAPKKEAKPPEEMLPIVTTAAPSTPAATTTTCTTTGPPTPQFSYHDINVYALAGLAPHINININIPLLQAHPQLKQCVRQSVERAVQELVHPVVDRSIKIAMTTCEQIVRKDFALDSEESRMRVAAHHMMRNLTAGMAMITCREPLLMSIATNLKNSFAAALRAPTPQQREMMEEAAARIAQDNCELACCFIQKTAVEKAGPEMDKRLATEFELRKHARQEGRRYCDPVVLTYQAERMPEQIRLKVGGVDPKQLAVYEEFARNVPGFLPSNDLSQPTGFLAQPMKQQAWATDDVAQIYDKCMADLEQHLHAIPPALAMNPQTQALRSLLEAVVLARNSRDGIAALGLLQKAVEGLLDATSGADADLLLRYRECHLLVLKALQDGRAYGPQWCNKQITRCLIECRDEYKYNVEAVELLIRNHLVNMQQYDLHLAQSMENGLHYMAVAFAMQLVKLLLVDERSVSHITEADLFHTIETLMRTSAHSRANAPEGLPQLMDVVRSNYEAMIDRAHGGPNFMMHSGISQASEYDDPPGLREKAEYLLREWVNLYHSAAAGRDSTKAFSAFVGQMHQQGILKTDDLITRFFRLCTEMCVEISYRAQAEQQHNPAASAAIIRAKCYHNLDAFVRLIALLVKHSGEATNTVTKINLLNKVLGIVVGVLIQDHDVRQTEFQQLPYHRIFIMLLLELNAPEHVLETINFQTLTAFCNTFHILRPTKAPGFVYAWLELISHRIFIARMLAHTPQQKGWPMYAQLLIDLFKYLAPFLRNVELNKPMQILYKGTLRVLLVLLHDFPEFLCDYHYGFCDVIPPNCIQLRNLILSAFPRNMRLPDPFTPNLKVDMLSEINIAPRILTNFTGVMPSQFKKDLDSYLKTRSPVTFLSELRSNLQVSNEPGNRYNIQLINALVLYVGTQAIAHIHNKGSTPSMSTITHSAHMDIFQNLAVDLDTEGRYLFLNAIANQLRYPNSHTHYFSCTMLYLFAEANTEAIQEQITRVLLERLIVNRPHPWGLLITFIELIKNPAFKFWSHDFVHCAPEIEKLFQSVAQCCMGQKQAQQVMEGTGAS; translated from the exons ATGAATCTTGACTCGCTCTCGCTGGCTTTGTCTCAAATCAGCTACCTGGTGGACAATTTAACGAAGAAAAACTACCGAGCCAGCCAGCAGGAAATACAGCAT ATTGTGAATCGTCACGGTCCTGAGGCAGACAGGCATCTACTACGCTGTCTCTTCTCCCATGTGGATTTCAGTGGCGATGGTAAAAGCAGTGGCAAGGACTTCCATCAG ACACAGTTTCTGATCCAGGAGTGTGTGTCGCTGATCTCAAAGCCAAACTTTATCTCTACTTTGTGCTACGCCATTGACAATCCCCTGCACTACCAGAAG AGTTTGAAGCCATCGGCCCACCTATTTACTCAGCTGAGTAAAGTTCTTAAGCTCAGCAAGGTCCAAGAG GTGATATTTGGCCTTGCTTTGCTCAACTCCAGCAACGCAGACCTTCGAGGTTTTG cGGCACAGTTCATCAAGCAGAAGCTCCCGGACCTCCTGCGGTCGTACGTGGACGCGGATCTCGGAGGAAACCAGGAAGGTGGCTTCCAAGACATTGCCATAGAGGTCCTGCACCTGCTCCTCTCCCATCTACTGTTTGGCCAGAAGGGAGCCAGTGGTGTAGGGCAAGAGCAGATTGACGCTTTCCTCAAGACACTGTGCAGAG ATTTCCCTCAGGAGCGCTGCCCTGTGGTGCTCGCACCACTGCTGTACCCTGAAAAACGGGACATTCTCATGGACAGGATCCTGCCAGACTCGGGAGAGTTAGCTAAGACCATGATGGAGAGTTCTCTTGCAGAATTCATGCAAGAAGTTGGCTATGGCTTCTGTGCTAG TCTTGATGAGTGCAGAAACATAATCATTCAGTATGGGGTGAGAGAGGTGACTGCCAGCCAGGTAGCCAGGGTCCTGGGCATGATGGCTCGTACCCACTCTGGCCTGGCTGATGGCATCCCACTACAG tcCATCTCTGCTCCAGGAAGCGGTATCTGGAGTGATGGTAAGGACAAAAGCGATGGCTCGCAAGCACACACCTGGAATGTTGAGGTTCTCATCGACGTTGTCAAAGAAGTG AATCCAAATCTGAACTTCAAAGAGGTGACATACGAGTTGGACCACCCTGGCTTTATGATCCGGGACAGTAAAGGCCTGCAGATAGTGGTATACGGCATCCAGAGGGGGCTGGGCATGGAGGTGTTCCCTGTTGACCTCATCTATCGGCCATGGAAACACGCCGAAGGACAG ttgTCCTTCATCCAGCACTCCCTGATGAGCCCAGAAGTGTTTTGCTTTGCTGATTACCCTTGCCACACAGTGGCCATTGACATCCTCAAGGCCCCACCAGAGGATGACAACAGGGAAATCGCCACCTG GAAAAGCCTGGACCTGGTGGAGAGCCTACTTCGGTTGTCTGAGGTGGGCCAGTATGAGCAGGTGAAGCAGCTGTTCAGCTTCCCCATCAAGCACTGCCCTGACATGTTGGTGCTGGCGTTGCTGCAGATCTCCACCTCCTGGCACACACTGCGCCACGAGCTCATCTCTACCCTCATGCCCATCTTCCTGGGCAACCACCCAAACTCCGCCATCATCCTGCACTACGCCTGGCATGGACAG GGCCAGTCTCCTTCCATTCGCCAGCTCATCATGCACTCGATGGCTGAGTGGTACATGAGAGGGGAGCAGTACGACCAGGCCAAGCTGTCGCGCATCCTGGATGTGGCCCAGGACTTGAAG TCTCTATCGATGCTGCTGAATGGTACTCCGTTTGCCTTTGTTATTGACCTTGCTGCACTTGCCTCTCGCCGTGAATACCTCAAACTTGACAAATGGCTGACTGACAAAATCAGAGAGCATGGG gAACCCTTTATCCAGGCGTGCGTGACGTTCCTGAAGAGGCGCTGCCCATCCATTATGGGGGGTTTGGCCCCAGACAAGGACCAGCCCAAAAGCGCCCAGCTGCCCCCAGAGACCTTGGCCACCATGCTGGCCTGCCTGCAGTCCTGCGCTGG gagtgTGACCCAGGAGCTGTCAGAGACAATCCTGACCATGGTTGCCAACTGCAGCAATGTGATGAACAAAGCCCGGCAGCCGCCACCAGGGGTGATGCCGAAGGGACGCGCTCCCAGCACCAGCAGCCTTGATGCCATCTCCCCTGTTCAG aTGGACCCTCTGTCGGCCATGGGTTCCCTTAACCTGGGAGGCACGGCCACCTCCCATACTCAGAGCATGCAGGGTTTCCCCTCTTCACTGAGCTCGGCTTTCAGTAACCCTCAGTCCCCAGCCAAGGCCTTTCCGCCTCTCTCCAACCCCAACCCCAGCACACCATTTGGGGGCATTGGCAGCCTCTCCTCGCAGCTCCCTGGTATGGACTCTG GTCCTCTGGGTTCAGGCATTGGCTCTGGTATTGGTTCTGGTCTTGGAATGCCAGCGGTGAGCAACGACCCATTTGGCACCAGGAAGATGAGCACACCAGGCCTGAACCCACCCACCTTTCAGCAGA CTGACCTCTCTCAGGTGTGGCCCGAGGCAAACCAGCACTTTAGTAAGGAGATAGACGACGAAGCAAACAGCTACTTCCAGCGCATCTACAACCACCCACCTCACCCAACCATGTCTGTGGATGAG GTACTGGAGATGCTGCAGAGGTTCAAGGACTCAACCATCAAGCGGGAGCGAGaggtgttcaattgcatgctgCGGAACCTGTTTGAGGAGTATCGCTTCTTCCCCCAGTACCCGGACAAGGAGCTGCACATCACCGCCTGCCTGTTTGGGGGCATCATCGAGAAGGGCCTCGTCACATACATGGCCCTGGGCCTGGCCCTCCGATATGTTCTTGAAGCTTTACGGAAACCTTATGGATCCAAAATGTATTACTTTGGCATCGCTGCTCTAGATAGGTTCAAAAACAG ACTGAAGGACTATCCCCAGTATTGTCAACACCTGGCCTCAATTGGCCACTTCTTGCAATTCCCCCACCATTTACAAGAG TATATCGAGTATGGCCAGCAGTCACGGGACCCTCCGGTGAAGATGCAGGGTTCCATCACCACCCCTGGAAGCCTGGCCCTGGcacaggtccaggcccaggcccagtcCCAGCAACCTGGTGGACCCAAAGCCCCCCAGCCGGGTCAGCCCAGCACCCTGgtcaccaccactactactacaaccacaGTAGCCAAAACCACCACCATCACAAGACCCACGCCCAGCAGCTTCAAGAAGGATGTGCCT CCCTCCATAAACACTACCAACATTGACACCTTGCTAGTGGCCACAGACCAAACAGAGAGGATTGTAGAGCCTCCAGAGAATGTCCAGGAGAAGATCGCCTTCATTTTCAACAACCTTTCTCAGTCCAACATGACACAGAAG GTTGAGGAGCTGAAAGAGACGGTGAAGGAGGAGTTCATGCCCTGGGTGTCTCAATACCTGGTGATGAAGCGTGTCAGCATTGAGCCCAACTTCCACAGTCTCTACTCCAACTTCCTGGACACACTCAAGAACCCTGAGTTTGTCAAGATGGTCCTCAACGAGACCTATCGGAACATTAAG GTTCTATTGACCTCAGACAAGGCGGCTGCCAATTTCTCTGATCGCTCCCTGCTGAAGAACCTGGGCCACTGGCTGGGCATGATCACACTGGCCAAAAACAAGCCTATCCTTTACACG GACCTGGAAGTGAAGTCTCTCCTGCTGGAAGCCTATGTGAAAGGCCAGCAGGAACTGCTGTATGTAGTTCCCTTCGTGGCCAAAGTCCTGGAGTCCAGTCTACGGAGTATG ATCTTCAGGCCCCAGAACCCGTGGACCATGGCGATCATGAATGTTCTCGCTGAGCTGCATCAGGAACATGACCTCAAG CTGAACTTGAAGTTTGAGATTGAAGTTCTGTGTAAGAACTTGTCTCTGGACATCAATGATCTGAAGCCAGGAAATCTGCTGAAGGACAAGGACAAGCTGAAGAGTCTGGAGGAGCAGCTGTCGGCACCAAAGAAGGAGGCAAAGCCTCCGGAGGAGATGCTCCCTATTGTCACCACAG ctgccccctccacccctgcaGCAACCACCACCACCTGCACAACAACTGGGCCCCCAACCCCACAGTTCAGTTACCACGACATCAATGTGTATGCTCTGGCAGGTCTGGCCCCAcacatcaatatcaatatcaac ATCCCCCTGCTACAAGCTCATCCCCAGTTGAAGCAGTGTGTACGGCAGTCAGTGGAGCGGGCAGTCCAGGAGCTGGTGCATCCTGTGGTTGATCGCTCCATCAAAATTGCCATGACGACCTGTGAGCAGATCGTCAGGAAGGACTTTGCCCTGGACTCGGAGGAGTCCCGCATGCGTGTGGCTGCCCACCACATGATGAGGAACCTGACCGCTGGCATGGCCATGATCACCTGCCGTGAGCCACTGCTCATGAGCATTGCCACCAACCTTAAGAACAGCTTCGCTGCTGCACTTAGG GCACCGACCCCCCAGCAGAGGGAGATGATGGAGGAGGCCGCAGCCAGAATCGCTCAGGACAACTGTGAACTGGCTTGCTGCTTCATCCAGAAAACGGCTGTGGAGAAGGCTGGCCCTGAAATGGACAAGAGACTAGCCACG GAGTTTGAGCTGAGGAAGCACGCACGCCAGGAGGGACGTCGTTACTGTGACCCTGTGGTGCTGACCTACCAGGCTGAACGTATGCCTGAGCAGATCAGACTCAAG GTGGGAGGAGTGGACCCCAAACAACTGGCTGTCTATGAGGAGTTTGCTAGGAACGTTCCAGGCTTCCTACCCAGCAATGACCTCTCTCAACCCACTGGCTTCCTGGCTCAACCCATGAAG CAACAGGCATGGGCCACTGATGATGTGGCCCAGATCTATGATAAGTGCATGGCGGACTTGGAACAGCACCTTCATGCCATCCCTCCGGCCCTCGCCATGAACCCCCAGACCCAGGCTCTGCGCAGTCTGCTAGAGGCCGTGGTCTTGGCCAGGAACTCCAGGGATGGCATCGCTGCACTGGGCCTTCTGCAGAAG GCGGTGGAGGGTCTTCTGGATGCTACTAGCGGGGCTGATGCTGACCTGCTGCTGCGCTACAGGGAGTGCCACCTGCTGGTGCTTAAAGCCCTGCAGGATGGACGTGCCTATGGACCCCAGTGGTGCAACAAGCAGATCACTAG ATGTCTGATTGAGTGCCGCGATGAGTACAAGTACAATGTAGAGGCAGTGGAGCTGCTGATCAGAAACCACCTGGTGAACATGCAGCAGTACGACCTGCACCTTGCACAG TCTATGGAGAATGGGCTGCACTACATGGCAGTTGCATTTGCCATGCAGTTGGTGAAGCTGTTGCTGGTGGATGAGCGCAGTGTCAGCCACATCACCGAGGCTGACCTCTTCCACACAATTGAGACCCTAATGAGGACCAGCGCACACTCCAGAGCCAACGCGCCTGAGGG TCTTCCCCAGCTGATGGATGTTGTTCGCTCCAACTATGAGGCCATGATTGATCGAGCACATGGCGGGCCCAACTTCATGATGCACTCTGGGATCTCACAGGCATCAGAATATGACGACCCACCGGGCCTGAGGGAGAAGGCGGAGTACCTGCTGAGGGAATGGGTCAACCTTTaccactctgcagctgctggcaGGGACAGCACCAAGGCCTTCTCTGCCTTTGTTGGACAG ATGCACCAGCAGGGCATCCTGAAGACGGATGACCTCATCACGCGGTTCTTCCGGCTTTGCACAGAGATGTGCGTGGAGATCAGCTACCGGGCGCAGGCTGAGCAGCAGCACAACCCAGCGGCCAGTGCAGCCATCATCAGGGCCAAGTGCTACCACAACCTGGACGCCTTTGTTAGGCTCATCGCCCTGCTGGTCAAACACTCTGGAGAGGCCACCAACACGGTTACTAAGATCAACCTGCTCAACAAG gTGCTCGGGATTGTAGTCGGGGTGTTGATCCAGGACCATGATGTCCGTCAGACAGAATTCCAACAGCTGCCATACCACCGCATTTTCAtcatgctgctgctggagctcaaTGCCCCAGAACATGTCCTTGAGACCATCAACTTCCAGACACTCACCGCCTTCTG taACACCTTCCACATCCTGAGACCCACCAAAGCACCTGGCTTTGTCTACGCCTGGCTGGAGCTCATCTCCCATCGCATCTTCATAGCCAGGATGCTGGCGCACACACCGCAGCAGAAG GGATGGCCCATGTACGCTCAGCTGCTGATTGACCTCTTCAAGTACCTGGCCCCATTCCTGAGGAATGTAGAGCTCAACAAACCTATGCAAATCCTCTACAAG GGCACCCTGCGAGTGCTCCTGGTCCTGCTGCACGACTTCCCAGAGTTCCTGTGTGATTACCACTACGGCTTCTGTGATGTTATCCCGCCCAACTGCATCCAGCTCCGCAACCTCATCCTCAGTGCCTTTCCACGCAACATGAGGCTCCCAGACCCCTTCACGCCCAACCTCAag GTGGACATGCTGAGTGAGATTAACATCGCTCCCCGGATCCTCACCAACTTCACTGGGGTCATGCCGTCCCAGTTCAAGAAGGATCTGGACTCCTACCTGAAGACTCGCTCACCGGTCACTTTCCTCTCTGAACTGCGCAGCAACCTGCAG GTGTCCAATGAGCCGGGAAACCGCTACAACATCCAGCTGATCAATGCTCTAGTGTTGTATGTGGGTACACAGGCAATCGCTCACATCCACAACAAGGGCAGCACCCCCTCCATGAGCACCATCACCCACTCTGCACACATGGACATCTTCCAGAACCTGGCCGTGGACCTGGACACAGAGG GGCGTTACCTGTTCTTGAACGCGATAGCCAATCAGCTACGCTACCCCAACAGCCACACCCACTACTTCAGCTGCACCATGCTCTATCTGTTTGCTGAGGCCAACACTGAGGCCATCCAGGAGCAGATCACCAG ggttCTGTTGGAGAGGCTGATAGTGAACAGGCCCCACCCCTGGGGGCTCCTCATCACCTTCATTGAGCTAATCAAGAATCCTGCCTTCAAGTTCTGGAGCCACGACTTTGTGCACTGTGCCCCCGAGATTGAAAA GCTGTTCCAGTCGGTAGCGCAGTGCTGCATGGGACAGAAGCAGGCCCAGCAGGTGATGGAAGGCACTGGTGCCAGCTAG